Genomic segment of Panicum virgatum strain AP13 chromosome 2K, P.virgatum_v5, whole genome shotgun sequence:
aactaacctatGTAGGCCGggatctgtggccccggtaccatccctggatacggtccgccaactggtggtgtccctctaaacattccagtatcgccgaacgcagtagctggaccgtatcctgtttgtgatattagtaaatatgtaggaacacttgatctaattttaaagagatttctacgttacctgcagttgtgtagaactgcgacgtcggcccgtgcacggtcgacggacacgggaacgacgacgaggcctgggacgacccgtggctgtcttcgtactgcacacggcttcccaagttgtgcactacctgacgcaactggtcacgctgcctcgTCCATGCCTCTTTCTGCTCAAACTGTGTCATTGGGGATctggcacgtaccctcgtcaggtaagtcgagcagtcggtctccatcatgttgcaaaggcgaaactgcagtCATTCAGTAAAGGgacagttagaaacacatgaattatcttatgaatattaatatatatatgcaaatatgatcaagagactcaccgcgccagctagtgcctccacgtggtgccgggcatagccatcctgaggcctcgcctggtgtggctgttggtgagtgtcaacataaaccagactagcccgagtccggggtaagtaccaggtgaggtaagccctaaaggagttgtctgtgtgtggtcctgttggatggaccaagtgctcgtctgcctgttcccattggtccacccacggctgcatcttggtgagccaatcatcataGCACGGCAAGCCagtccttgacaacctacaaaagtggaccacgaagaatcgttagattcgacaccaatgtatgagccaagttcattcataattatctgtggtcctggcgactgacacgctccaacgcagTGGGTACACGCTCCGAagctcattatcctgaatgaaaggccccactattccaatcccgtatacctcatgtccccatgtgGATACAACTGCTTCCTTgttgaagtaaggtgaaacaaatactcctggctgcaacccagactctgcacatgccgcaatgagatgcgagcatggcaaatgcaataacttaggcttcatgcaagtgcagaaggctttgccatctactgcaATCAAACTCtcatgtaccaccctatctctacggataccacgaccagttctatccttgcatagaacctcaaatctatgctccattatacctgtcgatatgacgcggtgcagtttgaccttttcaatattctcttgcatatattgtgtcactcttgtgcaaaactgaatttgggggttgctgatgtttatgcttgcagccatgtaacgctctctgaaatacttcatgcaccaatacatgatgaactcaacaattcccacaagaggaaaggcacgacaagaacgtataaccatattgaaacactccgcatggttcgttgtctgaataccataccgtattccgttggtatcataaatgaatgaccaattaacaagagactggacggtcatctCATGTGTCAACgaatcaacacggaacccacgctgcagccacttacatatggaaccaaaactcgtttccagaggtttatctatgacgctagatgtgcacttaaaggcagaaaggtctactccatttggcccatacaaaacattgtagtcaccataaaatacttgaaactgcatcttgcttgACATATCTGTacatcacagaatacttatcgagttatattttatacttcactaccttattcaataatccgtaaaaactaagtatggaattcaactacaacatataagtattcataactacgtgatagacactcaaattctatactgcatatgcgaaattctattctaaattgtaactaatttataaacacgtctctaatagtactgcaattgtaataataaacgcgtagtactaattttctaaactaatgtactactacgtaactaaagtatcattaaactcctacttaaatggttctactatagcactaattaaattaaattactctacaataccaatggaaaaatacataaactaaatgtactaacctgcagatcacaagtgcggaatccggcagggcttcgccgcttcccttctcctcacccctctcttttttctggattttggtggattttttgagctcaaatgaggagggaatgaggaGGGAGGCCTTATATAGGGGAGAGtgacccggtcgcccgcgggggggggggcggcgacAGACCCCCCTGGCGCGCCTGTGGGCGGGGTCCACCggtcgcccggggggggggggcgacaggcccccttgtCACCCTTTGGGGGGCGACAGCCCCCTCTTTTTTCGGCCAGAGACTTTGTTGCAAAttcgaagaaaaaaaattatatttagggcctgtcgccccccatagggcgaccggggtatatttttgaaattttccaaaacagacatatatttttaaaattctaattttttttaaatataaaaaagaaaaaaaacgctcttcttcttcatccccAGCGCCGCGCAGTCCAATAATGTTGCATTCTCGCATTTGTGCGGTCATCAGCTCACTGACCCTTGGCAACCTCCTCATCTAACTTCCGACCAACCCACGGGTGGTGCCATCGCCCATGCATCTCATCTGTCACCTTAAGCCATTTCCAGAATTTCATTGCACTTTATAAACTGCCATATTACCATCTAAGTACATCTGAGTTCGTGCCCGGCAATGCAGAGAGTTTCATTTCATGATTTTATAACTAGCCATAGCATTTAATTATGAAGCATTTGATGAGTGCAAATTGCATAAAATAAAACTCTATAGCCCACAATGCAAGTTTATTCATACTCTTGAATATACACAGATGAGATTTCTTTCATTTCATTCTTCATAGTTACTCCCTCCGATCTAAATTATAATTCTTTTTACTTTTTTGACGTTATCAAGTTTGACCAcacattttattcaaaaatttatgcagaaaatcattttttttctgtggcttgctttattaataaaatTTCTTAAAGAATAACTTAAATTTAACTATATTTGTAATTTTTTAATAAGACGAGTAGTCAAACTTGACGTCaaaaaaagtcaaatgaattataatttggCGACATGTTACTGTTTTTAATGCGTATCAAACCTCTATAAAAACTTGCACTGGGATTAGGCTTAGGTTAATAATTCTAGATTAATTAGATGCAGCATACAGTAGCTCTTTTGAATGCATGGGCAGTAAATTAACAAAGGAGATGCAGCTTGGACACCGAATTTGATCGTTGGGCCCATAACTTGACGAACGCCATGAGCCTTTGTCGGTGGTTAATGGCGAAGCAATAACTAGCAATAATTTCGGATAtccctgacatgtgggtcccataCCCacggggcccacacgtcagtgggAGATTCACCCGGTTTGATCAGGGCAGTACATGAACAGGATCGCCAATTGTTAGCACACACCTACCACGAGACGACGACATTATTATCGGCATTTTCTTCGCTGATGAATTGATAGTACTCCGGTCCGGGACGCTCGCAACTCGCAAGAACAACGTACACGAGTGCCAAGGCCAAGAAAGCATGGCAccccctaccgccgccgccgcccattgcCAAGACCTCCATGGCCGCGAGCTGCCTCACGTCGCCGTCTTCCCGCTCATGGCGAAAGGCCACACCATCCCGCTCCTGGACCTcgcctgcctcctccgccgccgggggctCGCCGCCGTCACGCTCCTCACCACCCCGGGCAACGCGGCGTtcgcccgcgccgcgctgctggccggcggcgtAGGCGCCGGTGGTGACGCGGCCGTCGTCGAGCTCCCGTTcccggccggccacgcgcccGCGGGCGGGGAGAGCGCCGAGGGCGTCGCGTCGGCGTCCTCCTTCGCCGCGTTCGCGGAGGCCACGTCGCCGCTGCGCCCGCGGTTCGAGGACGCGCTCGAGGCCATGCGCCCGCCGGCGggcctcctcgtcgccgacggCTTCCTGTACTGGGCGCACGCGTcggccgccgcgctcggcgTCCCGAGCGTGTCGTTCCTCGGCACGTCCGCGTTCGCGCACGTCGTCAGGGATGCGTGCGTGCGAGACAAGCCGGGAGCCTCGGCGCAGGGTCACGACGACGCGTCGACCACCGGTGGTACGTACACGGTGCCTGAGTTCCCCGACCTCCGGTTCTCGCTCGCCGAcctcgtcccgccgccgccgccgccgctgatggAGCTGGACGCCAAGATGGCGGTGGCCGTCGCTGCGAGCCACGGCGTCATCATGAACACCTTCCATGACCTGGAGGGCCGCTACATAGAGCATTGGAACCGGCAGATTGGACCCAGAGCCTGGCCCATCGGCCCACAACTATGCTTGGCCCGTCAATCTACCTCCGACGCTCATGCCAGCAGGCCCCCATGGATGCTCTGGTTGGACGAGAAGGCAGCTGCTGGAAGGACTGTACTGTACATCTCGCTTGGGACACTAGCAGTCATCCCTGAAGTGCAGCTGAAACAAGTGGCTGACGGGCTGGAACGGGCTGGAGTGGACTTCCTATGGGCTGTGCGGCCCAACAACGCCGACCTCGGCATGGGGTTCGAGGAGCGTGTGGAAGGGAGGGGAAACGTGGTGAGAGAATGGGTGGACCAACGAGACATACTTGGCCACTCATGTGTTCGCGGGTTTTTAAGccactgcgggtggaactcggTGTTAGAAAGTGTTGCTGCGGGTGGAACTCGGTGTTAGAAAGTGTTGCTGCGGGTGTCCCTATAGTGGCATGGCCAATTGAGTTTGAACAACCTGTGAACGCAAAGTTCATCGTCGATGAGCTAGGAATTGGTGTTAGGGTCCATAGTAGTGATCGAACAATTCGGGGTTTGGTAAAGAGTAACGAGATCACAAGGGTGGTGAGAGAGTTGATGTTCGGGGAGGATGGAATGGCGATGGCATCAAAGGCGGCAAAGTTAGCAAGACAAGCTCAATTAGCGGTGTCCGAAGTCGGATCATCGTGGAAAGCAATCGAGGACATGATTAGAGAGCTCTGTGCGACGAGCAAAGCAAGGAAATCAGTGGATGGGTAAGTTGTGTACGTGATATGGTAAATAGATTGCATTGTGCCTTTGAAAACCATTTAGGGACAAATAAAATTCTATGTGTGGACCTTGGATGATCTTTGCATTCGTAATTTCATATCCAGAACTATGTTGTAGAAGTATTAGAATTGCGGTGGGTCGATTGACACCCATTATGTTTAATGGAATTTATGGTTTAAATTTTCCTTTGTTGGGATCCATTGCGTACTTCTTTTTTCTCGATACAAGGGACCTCACATTGTTTCCGGGCTGATCAAGTTAGTTACTACTATCTTGGGTCACAAAAACTTGACAACCTGATCAAAATTTCGTTATCAGAATATTAGTCTGTGAATATATAAACAACATATGCATAGATTTCTTCCTGCAAAGTATTTTTCATAATCTAGTATATTCATTagatattttatttatatttaatgcAAATTAGTGGGATAAACTAGGTTAAAGATAAACTGTCGGATTGGGTTCGTGCTCTAAAATCACCATATTATCGATCTTTATCCATTCTTTTTGCTTACCTCTTTTCTAAAGAGAAGTCCAATCTGACAGATCCAGTCATCCTCTTTTCAAAGAGAAGTCCAATCTTACATATCTAGTCACCTTGGTAAAtctttttttatgaaacagtaGGGGTAATCCCCTAGTGATTATGCATTAAAAGGTAAATAAATATAAACCAGTAGCAAGTTCATGAAACAAAGAAAGAGAcgaagaaaataaacaaaattacACATGGGCTGCGAGCCATGAAGACATAGAATCTTTAAATCGGATCTTTGCTCTTAGTATAACTAAGGCAAACTCTTTCTTGAAATGCTGGAAGCAATTGACAGTAGTCTGTTGAATCCCTTTGAATATAAAGTCATTCCGTTGCATCCAAATACTCCAACTCATTAGGACAATGATTTCCATGAAAAATGGAATAACAAGCTGATGCTTAAATTGATCCAGGTTGTCAAAAGGGTCATCTGTGCTCACGTTAAGACCAATCGAAGCCCAGCAAGCCTGAGAGAAAGGGCAGTGAATAAAGAGATGGGTTAATGATTCCTCAACTGTAGAAGGGCAGAGAACACAGTTGTAGTCCGGGAGGATCATATTTTTCCTTTTATACAGTTCTCTCGTGCTTAATCTGTCTTTCATAACTAACCAAAAAAAGACCTTATGTTTATTTTGGCAAGCTGATTTCCAGAGCCAATTGAATGCAGCATGTATGACTATATCCCGTGAGATGTACATATGCTTTTGTAGATGAGAAAAATGGAGTTCCCCAAATGTAAGTCCACAAGTCATGTTCCTCAGAAATCTGTAAGCTATTCAGGTCACCAACAAGATCAATTAGTTGTTGCAGGGCAATATCCGAAATTGGCATATGAAATAAGTCTTAGGGCCCATTGCATCTAGAACTGTTTTAATTGAGAGTCCTTTTTTCTTGGCAAATGAGAAGAGTTCAGGAAAATATTGCTCAGGCACTTTGTTAAGCCAGAGATCCTCCCAAAATAGACAAGTGACTCTATCTTTAATCTGGACCATGGCTAAACCTTTGTAAGAAACTAGCAGCTTTAGGATGTCCCTCCACCAAAAGGAACCTATTTTTCTGGCGCTGGGCAGGGTTCCAGAGCTATAATGTTTTTCCCAGATTAGCTATACCCAAGGCAAATCTTAACGGTTGAAGAATTTATGAAGGTGTTTCATATATATGTCTAAAAGGCCCGAGGCACAACAGCCCGGCCCAAGACCCGATTTTTTAGCCCGGTCCAAGCATGGCACGGCCCGATGGTTACCGTGCCCGGGCCGGCCCAGCCCGGTATGgcgtgccgtgcttgggccgcaaGTACAGCACGGCaggcggcccggcccggcccgataTTTAGGACCGGCCCGTTAACAGCCCCTATCACTTCAATCCCACTAGCCAGCAAATATCTTCTCCCCAAacttctcttttttctctctctctctttccgaCTCCCCCATATCCTGTTCGTCGCATCACATACGCTCCGCCATTGCTGCCTCGGCCGATCGGCCCCCTGCTCACCGGCCCGGTCCGCCCCTCCCCTCAGAGGCTCCGAGCTTTGGCCTTAGGCGCGACACGGAggaggcaggcggcggccagcgagcgtgccccggcggcggcggcaggtgggGGCCAGCAGGCACGAAGGAGTGGGGGACGGCGATGAGCGGGCGTGGGGGCACGACGAGCACAGGCATCCGGCAGCGAGCGGGCGCCACAGGCGGTCGGCAGTGGGCCCGGAGGAGCGCAGGCGCAGGCTGCCGGCAGCGGGCGCCGAGGTGCGGCCTACGACGGGTGTAGCTGGCCGGCGGAGGTCGTcggtgggcgcggcggcgtcgactgGCGCGGCCGGTGTAGGCAGGGACCTgcaggcgcggccggccggcggcatcgGCCTAGGCGGCTGGTGCAGGCGGGGGTCGGTGGGCCCGACGGTGACGGCTGCCTAGAACGAGCGGGCAACGGACAACCCGAGCACGATGGAGACGCCGTGCTTTTCGGGTCGACCCGACATGAAATGGTCTATGGGTTCGTGCTTG
This window contains:
- the LOC120678464 gene encoding UDP-glycosyltransferase 90A1-like translates to MAPPTAAAAHCQDLHGRELPHVAVFPLMAKGHTIPLLDLACLLRRRGLAAVTLLTTPGNAAFARAALLAGGVGAGGDAAVVELPFPAGHAPAGGESAEGVASASSFAAFAEATSPLRPRFEDALEAMRPPAGLLVADGFLYWAHASAAALGVPSVSFLGTSAFAHVVRDACVRDKPGASAQGHDDASTTGGTYTVPEFPDLRFSLADLVPPPPPPLMELDAKMAVAVAASHGVIMNTFHDLEGRYIEHWNRQIGPRAWPIGPQLCLARQSTSDAHASRPPWMLWLDEKAAAGRTVLYISLGTLAVIPEVQLKQVADGLERAGVDFLWAVRPNNADLGMGFEERVEGRGNVVREWVDQRDILGHSCVRGFLSHCGWNSVLESVAAGVPIVAWPIEFEQPVNAKFIVDELGIGVRVHSSDRTIRGLVKSNEITRVVRELMFGEDGMAMASKAAKLARQAQLAVSEVGSSWKAIEDMIRELCATSKARKSVDGLSKGSSVLTLRPIEAQQA